The proteins below come from a single Holdemania massiliensis genomic window:
- a CDS encoding BglG family transcription antiterminator has protein sequence MNWKTEKLIRLLLEMQPSTAQTLAERMGVSVRSIKNYVHEINSEASETVLSSRDGYRLDVEKAKALLDEKTDNIPQTSRERVIYILNQLLNHHNNETVNLYDLSDEMYISMSTLKNELQKVKRKLARFDLKLITRGDDVSISGLEKNKRKMLSSILYDESNVNFLNLQAIQNAFSNIDIEFIKNTVLQTFDEYHYFINDYSLVNLVLHITISVDRIRNQNMNTQQIQELPAVRLHEYELAQRVAEQLEEHFQIQYSDAEVYEMTLLIISRATTIDYKSINASNLEEFVGKDCLDLVKQLIQDVSAFYYIDLSEQEFLIRFALHIRNLLVRSKNNYFSKNPLAQGIKTSCPMIYDVSVSLAGTIKEKTGVSINDDEIAYIAFHLGSTIEAQKSLTTKITAILYCPSYYDMNLRITDTLNQHFYNELLVTNILTDESDFTKVKGTDLIISTMPLTKIYTTPSIQIHPFLTDKDRINLKEKIDEVRKQKKKKEFETYLRELIIPEFFEKKNTLKNQNACISYMVNKMVRYGYVDSSFKNDILEREKMSTTAYGSFAIPHAMKMYAHKTGINIIASDEEINWNGKAVHLVLMMCFNINERYIFNEIFDPITMILSENENVKKIIACSTYEEFISNMVELL, from the coding sequence ATGAATTGGAAAACTGAAAAACTGATCCGTCTGCTTTTGGAAATGCAGCCCAGCACAGCCCAGACTTTGGCTGAACGCATGGGTGTATCCGTGCGTAGCATCAAAAATTATGTGCATGAGATCAACAGCGAAGCCTCGGAAACGGTTCTTTCTTCCCGTGACGGTTATCGCCTTGATGTGGAAAAAGCCAAGGCCTTGCTGGATGAAAAGACCGACAACATTCCCCAGACATCCCGGGAACGGGTCATCTATATTCTGAATCAGCTGCTGAATCATCATAATAATGAAACCGTCAACCTGTATGATCTCAGCGATGAAATGTATATCAGCATGTCCACATTGAAAAATGAGCTCCAAAAAGTAAAACGCAAGCTGGCGCGCTTTGATTTAAAGCTGATCACCCGCGGCGACGATGTGTCGATCAGCGGGCTGGAAAAAAACAAGCGGAAAATGCTGAGTTCGATTCTTTATGATGAATCGAATGTCAACTTTTTAAACCTGCAGGCAATTCAAAACGCTTTCTCCAACATTGATATCGAATTCATTAAGAATACCGTGCTTCAGACCTTTGATGAATATCATTATTTCATCAATGACTATTCCCTGGTCAATCTGGTTCTGCATATCACGATCTCGGTCGACCGCATCCGCAATCAGAACATGAATACCCAACAGATTCAGGAACTGCCGGCTGTCCGCCTGCATGAATATGAGCTGGCTCAGCGTGTCGCCGAACAGCTGGAGGAACATTTTCAGATTCAGTACAGCGATGCCGAGGTGTATGAGATGACGCTGCTGATCATCTCCCGGGCGACAACGATTGATTACAAAAGCATTAACGCCTCCAACCTGGAAGAATTTGTCGGCAAGGATTGCCTGGATCTGGTCAAGCAGCTGATTCAGGACGTCAGCGCCTTTTACTACATTGATTTAAGCGAACAGGAATTTCTAATTCGCTTCGCGCTGCACATCCGCAACCTGTTAGTTCGCTCCAAGAATAATTATTTCTCAAAAAATCCGCTGGCTCAGGGAATTAAAACATCCTGTCCGATGATTTATGACGTATCGGTTTCGCTGGCGGGAACGATCAAGGAAAAGACCGGCGTTTCCATCAACGACGATGAAATTGCCTATATCGCTTTCCATTTAGGAAGCACGATTGAAGCGCAGAAAAGTCTGACAACCAAAATTACCGCCATTCTCTACTGTCCAAGTTATTACGATATGAATCTGAGAATTACCGATACCCTGAATCAACATTTTTACAATGAGCTGCTGGTCACTAATATTCTGACAGACGAAAGTGATTTTACCAAAGTCAAAGGAACAGATTTGATCATCTCCACCATGCCGCTGACGAAAATCTATACGACGCCGTCCATTCAGATCCATCCCTTTCTGACGGATAAAGACCGCATCAATTTGAAAGAGAAGATCGACGAAGTCCGGAAGCAGAAAAAGAAAAAAGAATTCGAGACTTATCTGCGCGAACTCATCATTCCGGAATTTTTTGAAAAGAAAAACACGCTGAAAAATCAGAATGCCTGTATTTCCTATATGGTCAATAAAATGGTTCGGTACGGCTATGTGGATTCCAGCTTTAAAAATGATATTCTGGAGCGGGAGAAAATGTCGACTACCGCTTATGGCAGTTTCGCGATTCCCCACGCTATGAAAATGTATGCCCATAAAACAGGAATCAACATCATAGCCAGCGATGAGGAAATCAACTGGAATGGTAAAGCAGTTCATCTTGTGCTGATGATGTGTTTTAACATCAATGAGCGTTATATTTTCAATGAAATCTTTGACCCTATTACGATGATTCTCAGTGAGAATGAAAATGTAAAAAAGATTATCGCCTGTTCGACCTATGAAGAATTCATTTCCAATATGGTTGAACTGTTATAA